One Curtobacterium sp. MCLR17_032 genomic window carries:
- a CDS encoding nucleoside hydrolase: MSDAPRTPAKIILDCDPGHDDAVAMLLAHGNPDIELLAVTTVVGNQTLPKVTRNALAVARIAGITGVPFAAGAARPLLRQVEVAPEIHGESGLDGPVLPEPSFELDERHAVDLIIDTVMAHEPGTVTIVPTAGLTNIALAVRKEPRIVERVKQVVLMGGGVHVGNWSPVAEFNIVIDPEAASIVFDAGWDVVMVGLDLTHQALATPEVAARIAAVGTGPAAFVGELLDFFGKAYQDVQGFDAPPVHDPCAVAYVIDPTIVRAVKVPIRVETQGTLTLGMTVADFRSPAPADCRTSAALELDHGRFWDLVVDALERIGETPDTGWTPRAAADGIDAGLTTQPTAATEA, translated from the coding sequence GTGTCCGACGCCCCGCGCACCCCCGCGAAGATCATCCTCGACTGCGACCCCGGCCACGACGACGCCGTCGCGATGCTGCTCGCCCACGGCAACCCGGACATCGAGCTCCTCGCCGTCACCACCGTCGTCGGCAACCAGACCCTCCCGAAGGTCACCCGGAACGCGCTCGCCGTCGCCCGCATCGCGGGGATCACCGGCGTGCCCTTCGCCGCCGGTGCCGCCCGACCGCTGCTCCGCCAGGTCGAGGTCGCCCCCGAGATCCACGGCGAGAGCGGCCTCGACGGACCCGTCCTACCGGAGCCGTCGTTCGAGCTCGACGAGCGGCACGCGGTCGACCTGATCATCGACACCGTGATGGCCCACGAGCCCGGCACCGTCACCATCGTGCCGACCGCCGGCCTGACCAACATCGCGCTCGCCGTCCGCAAGGAGCCGCGCATCGTCGAGCGCGTCAAGCAGGTCGTGCTGATGGGCGGCGGCGTCCACGTCGGCAACTGGAGCCCGGTCGCCGAGTTCAACATCGTCATCGACCCCGAAGCCGCGTCGATCGTGTTCGACGCCGGCTGGGACGTCGTCATGGTCGGACTCGACCTCACCCACCAGGCGCTCGCCACCCCCGAGGTCGCCGCCCGCATCGCCGCCGTCGGCACCGGGCCCGCCGCCTTCGTCGGGGAGCTCCTCGACTTCTTCGGCAAGGCGTACCAGGACGTACAGGGGTTCGACGCCCCGCCGGTGCACGACCCCTGCGCCGTGGCGTACGTCATCGACCCGACGATCGTCCGGGCCGTGAAGGTGCCGATCCGCGTCGAGACCCAGGGGACCCTGACCCTCGGCATGACCGTCGCCGACTTCCGCTCCCCGGCGCCCGCGGACTGCCGGACGAGCGCCGCCTTGGAACTCGACCACGGCCGGTTCTGGGACCTGGTCGTCGACGCCCTCGAGCGCATCGGCGAGACGCCCGACACCGGCTGGACGCCCCGCGCCGCCGCCGACGGCATCGACGCCGGCCTGACCACGCAGCCGACCGCCGCGACGGAGGCGTGA
- a CDS encoding LacI family DNA-binding transcriptional regulator has protein sequence MPTSPRSRPAPSGRVTAAMVAERAGTSIATVSLVVNGKDRGRVSTPIADRVRDAVEQLGYVVDHAASSLARGSGDLVVLIAPDLSNPFFAEVIRGVRDTIGDRFQLVLSVTERGEQPVDADVRRFERLRPAGILVDAPAEHASMAASVPVVLLDAPGGPGAVNYDLTAGVEALVAHLAAAGHRRVAYLDGTSRATTFAVRRTLFGQACTAAGITVSPVQAQADLTIDAAASAVGQVVDAWLADRVTAVVAAADTLAYGVLRVAAERGIAVPTSLAVAGFDDLPSSSVTAPSLTSVALPGADLGRAAALRLLATLDGVDAPDPALPTRLVPRASTGA, from the coding sequence GTGCCCACGAGCCCGCGCAGTCGCCCCGCTCCGTCCGGTCGCGTGACCGCCGCGATGGTCGCCGAACGCGCCGGCACGAGCATCGCCACGGTCTCCCTCGTCGTGAACGGCAAGGACCGCGGACGCGTCTCGACGCCCATCGCCGACCGGGTCCGCGACGCCGTCGAGCAGCTCGGCTACGTCGTCGACCACGCGGCGAGCTCACTGGCGCGGGGCAGCGGCGACCTCGTCGTGCTCATCGCCCCCGACCTGTCGAACCCGTTCTTCGCCGAGGTCATCCGCGGCGTCCGCGACACCATCGGCGACCGTTTCCAGCTCGTGCTGTCCGTCACCGAGCGCGGCGAGCAGCCGGTGGACGCCGACGTCCGCCGCTTCGAGCGACTCCGTCCGGCCGGCATCCTGGTGGACGCCCCGGCCGAGCACGCGTCGATGGCCGCGAGCGTCCCCGTCGTCCTGCTCGACGCCCCCGGCGGTCCGGGAGCGGTCAACTACGACCTGACCGCCGGCGTGGAGGCGCTGGTCGCCCACCTCGCCGCCGCCGGACACCGTCGGGTCGCCTACCTCGACGGGACGTCACGTGCGACGACGTTCGCGGTCCGCCGCACGCTGTTCGGGCAGGCGTGCACCGCGGCCGGCATCACGGTGTCACCCGTCCAGGCACAGGCCGACCTGACGATCGACGCCGCCGCGAGCGCCGTCGGGCAGGTCGTCGACGCCTGGCTCGCGGACCGGGTCACCGCCGTCGTCGCGGCCGCCGACACCCTGGCCTACGGGGTACTCCGGGTCGCTGCCGAGCGGGGCATCGCGGTGCCGACGTCCCTGGCCGTCGCCGGTTTCGACGACCTGCCGTCGTCCTCGGTCACGGCGCCGAGCCTGACGAGCGTCGCCCTCCCCGGCGCCGACCTCGGACGCGCAGCGGCACTCCGGCTCCTCGCGACGCTCGACGGCGTCGACGCGCCGGACCCGGCCCTGCCCACCCGCCTGGTCCCCCGCGCGAGCACGGGCGCCTGA
- a CDS encoding MFS transporter: MSAVKSIGALTAALLAACIAFQLNASMLSPALVTMARELDTDDATIGLSQTLYFTLAALFSLFLPRLSDIVGRKRVLVAMLAVMFVGSVVAALAVNVPMLFTGRIIQGVTGPVVPISLLVLRNEISDPKRYGAALGLLTAVNGGIAGIDALAGGWIATHFGFRGIFWVIAVVTVIALALVAKWGVESRPSAGTRMDWVGVVPLVVSVGALLTAFNEAGKLGDADPVLVVGGVVVALAAFAVFWAVESRVREPLVETRFLKRRATWALLATTFLTMTGVFAVVNGLVTSLAQNGDAGFGMEADLASLVFLTPYALVGWVVGPFAGRLAPTLGYRAVLRVGLVGSIVATVLMALVGVHSLPVLVTATVLIGITYAGIANIILNGLGIVLSPDSNPGFLPGLNAGAFNLGAGVSFAVLPALQIALGVGGSSGTAGYSGGMLLGAVITTAALATSFLIPRPEAAETGTAVPQKESVR; encoded by the coding sequence GTGAGCGCCGTGAAGTCGATCGGTGCGCTCACCGCGGCGCTGCTGGCCGCGTGCATCGCGTTCCAGCTCAACGCCAGCATGCTCAGCCCCGCCCTCGTCACGATGGCGCGCGAACTCGATACGGACGACGCCACGATCGGCCTGTCCCAGACGCTGTACTTCACGCTCGCCGCGCTGTTCTCGCTGTTCCTGCCCCGACTGTCGGACATCGTCGGCCGCAAGCGGGTGCTCGTCGCCATGCTCGCCGTGATGTTCGTCGGCAGCGTCGTCGCCGCCCTCGCGGTGAACGTCCCGATGCTGTTCACCGGTCGCATCATCCAGGGCGTCACCGGCCCGGTCGTCCCGATCAGCCTGCTCGTCCTGCGCAACGAGATCAGCGACCCGAAGCGCTACGGCGCCGCCCTCGGGCTGCTCACCGCGGTGAACGGCGGCATCGCCGGTATCGACGCCCTCGCCGGTGGGTGGATCGCGACCCACTTCGGCTTCCGCGGGATCTTCTGGGTGATCGCCGTCGTCACGGTCATCGCCCTCGCACTCGTCGCGAAGTGGGGCGTCGAGTCCCGCCCGTCCGCCGGCACCCGGATGGACTGGGTCGGCGTCGTGCCGCTCGTCGTCTCGGTCGGTGCCCTGCTCACCGCCTTCAACGAGGCCGGCAAGCTCGGCGACGCGGACCCCGTGCTCGTGGTCGGTGGCGTGGTCGTCGCACTCGCCGCCTTCGCCGTGTTCTGGGCCGTCGAGTCGCGTGTCCGCGAACCGCTCGTCGAGACCCGGTTCCTCAAGCGCCGGGCCACCTGGGCACTGCTCGCCACCACGTTCCTCACGATGACCGGGGTGTTCGCCGTCGTCAACGGGCTCGTCACCTCGCTCGCCCAGAACGGCGACGCGGGCTTCGGGATGGAGGCCGACCTCGCCTCCCTCGTGTTCCTCACGCCGTACGCACTGGTCGGCTGGGTCGTCGGACCGTTCGCCGGCCGGCTCGCGCCGACCCTCGGCTACCGCGCCGTCCTGCGCGTCGGCCTGGTCGGCAGCATCGTCGCCACCGTCCTGATGGCGCTCGTCGGGGTGCACTCGCTGCCGGTGCTCGTCACCGCCACGGTGCTGATCGGCATCACCTACGCCGGCATCGCGAACATCATCCTCAACGGCCTGGGCATCGTGCTGTCCCCGGACTCGAACCCCGGCTTCCTGCCCGGACTCAACGCCGGCGCGTTCAACCTCGGCGCGGGCGTCAGCTTCGCCGTGCTGCCGGCACTGCAGATCGCGCTCGGGGTCGGCGGTTCCTCGGGCACCGCCGGGTACTCCGGTGGGATGCTGCTCGGTGCCGTGATCACCACCGCTGCCCTGGCGACCTCGTTCCTCATCCCCCGACCAGAGGCCGCCGAGACCGGTACCGCCGTCCCGCAGAAGGAGTCCGTCCGATGA
- a CDS encoding ribokinase, giving the protein MTDTIVIVGSLNADLVVRTERFPQPGETLHGSDLATLPGGKSANQAVAAGRLGGTVRMVGAVGDDGNGTLLRDSVAASGADTTHVVVRPGTATGTAVITVDGRGENTIVISGGANATLAPADLPADVFHDAAVLGLCLEVPMDAVLAAARAAHAAGVTVLTNLSPFGAVPPELLELTDVLLVNEHEAAALGDHGVRRSIVTRGGDGSVVHDGDARPVEVPAVPVEAVDTTGCGDAFMGAVALRLAAGDTLVEAARFAAGVGAYAATGAGAQASYPTTAQLEAFLGT; this is encoded by the coding sequence ATGACCGACACGATCGTGATCGTCGGGTCGCTCAACGCGGACCTCGTCGTCCGCACCGAGCGCTTCCCGCAGCCGGGGGAGACCCTGCACGGCTCCGACCTGGCGACCCTGCCCGGCGGCAAGTCCGCCAACCAGGCCGTCGCGGCCGGGCGGCTCGGGGGCACCGTCCGCATGGTCGGCGCGGTCGGTGACGACGGCAACGGCACGCTGCTCCGCGACTCCGTCGCGGCCTCCGGGGCGGACACCACGCACGTCGTGGTCCGGCCCGGCACCGCCACCGGCACCGCCGTCATCACCGTCGACGGCCGCGGCGAGAACACCATCGTGATCTCCGGCGGTGCCAACGCCACGCTCGCACCCGCGGACCTGCCCGCCGACGTCTTCCACGACGCCGCCGTGCTCGGACTCTGCCTCGAGGTCCCGATGGACGCGGTGCTCGCCGCCGCCCGGGCCGCACACGCCGCGGGGGTGACCGTGCTGACGAACCTGTCCCCGTTCGGCGCCGTCCCGCCGGAGCTCCTCGAACTGACCGACGTCCTGCTCGTCAACGAGCACGAGGCCGCCGCGCTCGGGGACCACGGCGTCCGACGCTCGATCGTCACCCGGGGCGGGGACGGCTCGGTCGTGCACGACGGGGACGCCCGGCCGGTCGAGGTCCCCGCCGTGCCCGTCGAGGCGGTCGACACCACTGGGTGCGGGGACGCCTTCATGGGAGCGGTCGCACTGCGGCTCGCGGCGGGGGACACGTTGGTCGAGGCTGCGCGGTTCGCCGCCGGGGTCGGCGCCTACGCGGCGACCGGTGCCGGCGCACAGGCGTCCTACCCGACCACCGCACAGCTGGAGGCGTTCCTCGGGACGTGA